A part of Dehalogenimonas sp. W genomic DNA contains:
- a CDS encoding metal-sensitive transcriptional regulator → MENAPAVQERYLYTAETETLLTRVKKIQGQARGIEKMITDGRYCLDIVQQLTALSAAADELSLKLLETHIEGCVAGAIRADQASGEAHIKELMKSIRKALKR, encoded by the coding sequence ATGGAAAACGCCCCAGCCGTGCAGGAACGCTATCTCTACACCGCCGAGACGGAAACCTTGCTGACCAGAGTCAAGAAGATTCAGGGGCAGGCCCGCGGTATTGAGAAAATGATAACCGACGGCCGTTATTGCCTGGACATCGTCCAGCAGTTGACCGCCCTGTCGGCGGCGGCAGATGAGCTGTCGCTCAAATTGCTGGAAACCCATATTGAGGGTTGTGTCGCCGGAGCTATCCGCGCCGACCAGGCTTCCGGCGAAGCTCACATCAAGGAACTGATGAAATCCATTCGTAAAGCCTTGAAAAGATAA
- the purQ gene encoding phosphoribosylformylglycinamidine synthase I, with protein sequence MVTEVKVLVLRAPGTNCDREMAEAFQLAGGVPRVVHINELISGEVNLRDYQVIGLAGGFSYGDDLGAGKVQANEMRLRLFEALKGFMTRSGLIIGVCNGFQVLIKTGILPGPPDPALPLVTLTNNDSGRFECRWVKLTAEPSNPCVWTEGITQLEVPVAHGEGKLVAAPEMLSRLRPVFYYADEFGKPTAEYPANPNGALDNIAGLTDNTGRVFALMPHPERFIRASQRPRWTRQSIDEPGAGLKVFQNGIKAARDS encoded by the coding sequence ATGGTAACCGAGGTTAAGGTTTTAGTTCTTAGGGCTCCGGGTACCAATTGTGACCGGGAGATGGCTGAGGCCTTTCAACTGGCCGGTGGCGTACCGCGGGTCGTTCATATCAACGAGCTTATCTCCGGGGAAGTTAACCTCCGGGATTATCAGGTCATCGGCCTCGCCGGTGGTTTTTCCTACGGCGATGACCTGGGTGCCGGCAAGGTACAAGCCAATGAGATGCGCCTGCGTCTTTTTGAGGCATTGAAGGGGTTTATGACTCGCTCTGGTTTGATTATCGGAGTCTGTAATGGTTTCCAGGTCCTGATTAAGACCGGCATCCTGCCCGGGCCGCCTGACCCCGCTTTGCCGCTGGTCACCCTGACCAATAATGATTCCGGACGTTTTGAATGCCGCTGGGTTAAACTGACCGCTGAACCCTCTAACCCTTGTGTCTGGACTGAAGGTATTACTCAACTTGAGGTGCCGGTAGCTCATGGTGAGGGCAAACTGGTAGCTGCACCGGAGATGTTGTCCCGTCTGCGTCCGGTCTTCTATTATGCCGATGAGTTTGGAAAGCCGACTGCTGAATATCCGGCTAACCCTAACGGCGCACTGGATAATATCGCCGGCCTGACCGACAACACCGGCCGGGTGTTTGCCCTGATGCCTCATCCGGAACGCTTCATCCGCGCCTCCCAGCGCCCCAGATGGACGCGTCAGAGTATTGATGAACCCGGAGCCGGACTAAAAGTCTTCCAAAACGGTATTAAAGCCGCACGAGATAGCTGA
- a CDS encoding zinc ribbon domain-containing protein, with protein sequence MKALRFYDSQRTVWTIGAGSGKWYRLVNNQWQSDGTPAGELVATIQKGWQHYMSTLDQGARCLKCGHGLPDSARFCLNCGTTAIVRTETDRTTVFCRHCGSRLAAEARFCNHCGQERQ encoded by the coding sequence TTGAAAGCACTTCGATTCTACGACAGTCAGAGAACGGTGTGGACTATCGGCGCCGGTTCAGGGAAATGGTACCGACTGGTAAATAATCAGTGGCAAAGCGACGGTACACCGGCAGGAGAACTGGTGGCAACCATTCAAAAAGGGTGGCAGCATTATATGTCAACACTGGATCAAGGAGCCAGATGCCTCAAATGCGGTCATGGCCTGCCGGATTCTGCTCGTTTCTGCCTGAATTGTGGCACGACGGCCATTGTCCGAACCGAGACCGACAGAACTACGGTTTTCTGCCGTCATTGCGGAAGTCGTCTGGCGGCAGAGGCCAGGTTCTGCAATCACTGTGGGCAAGAGAGACAGTAA
- the purL gene encoding phosphoribosylformylglycinamidine synthase subunit PurL gives MIYRIDVSPVSNLTDRRGAALLKDIADLNLSGVTNVRVSDVYWLKGDIERSDADIVGRELLADPVTETFSVEQPVEKSFTGQAVLVVHNPGVADPVEETILKAAADLGVTLSGARTGKLYLLEGDFDADTLTLITNRLLLNPIIQHAVTPASVIFGENPVYDFALREVDLLDDDSALCAVGRDFCLSPDEVRVAADYYQKAGRKPTDVELETLAQSWSEHCVHKTFKARYNLDGQVIDNLLKSTIARATKQLDKPWCLSVFVDNSGVIDFDGEYAVCFKVETHNHPSAVEPYGGAATGLGGVIRDVLGTGLAARPIFNTDVFCFGEPDMPYEEVPPGALHPRRVFKGVRSGVADYGNRLGIPTVNGAVLFDERYTGNPLVYCGTAGIMPVWAAKPGQQSPGDLVVLMGGRTGRDGIHGVTFSSEALSDKSNEQSFSSVQIGNPIVEKRMIEAIIQARDERLFSRITDVGGGGLSSAVGEMGADTGVEVHLDRVPLKYSGLSYAEIWISESQERMVLAVPPQHFARLEEICRGEGVEVSAIGEFTDDKKLKLHYKNHQVCDLDMDFLHEGRPQLELVATDRPSSNPEPSFPCPERLDDDLLQLLGRWNTCSKEWVIRQYDHEVQGSSVLKPLVGRQSDGPGDASIVKPVAGSQRGVIVSCGINPAYADVDAYNMAASAVDEAVRQIIAVGGSLDRLALLDNFCWGSATDQAALGALARAAQACADLSLAYETPFISGKDSLNNQFRVGDKIVSIPHTLLISAISIMADTSKAVTMDFKSPGNLIYAIGRTRAELGGSAYYAHRGCIGNGAPAVDTAQARAIYERLAAATDKRLVQACHDLSEGGLGVALAEMAFAGGYGADVSLSKVMRDNDIIRDDTLLFAESNSRFLAEVAPENRAAFEEVMGMTPVALIGVVASDDRVVVKGLNGNVVIDQGITDLKNAWQRPLKW, from the coding sequence TTGATTTACCGCATTGATGTTTCACCCGTTTCCAATCTTACCGACCGGCGCGGTGCGGCGCTGTTAAAGGACATCGCCGACCTTAATCTCAGTGGTGTCACCAATGTCAGAGTTTCCGACGTGTACTGGCTTAAGGGCGATATTGAACGATCTGACGCCGATATCGTGGGCCGAGAGCTGTTGGCCGACCCGGTGACCGAGACGTTCTCCGTGGAACAACCCGTGGAAAAATCATTTACCGGTCAGGCGGTGCTGGTTGTTCACAATCCGGGTGTTGCCGATCCGGTGGAAGAGACCATTCTGAAGGCAGCGGCGGATCTGGGCGTGACTCTTTCCGGCGCCCGAACCGGCAAGCTCTATCTTCTGGAAGGTGATTTTGACGCCGATACCCTCACCTTGATTACCAACCGGCTGTTGCTCAATCCCATTATTCAGCATGCGGTGACGCCGGCCTCGGTCATTTTCGGGGAAAACCCGGTTTATGATTTTGCGCTGCGGGAAGTTGACCTGCTGGATGACGATTCCGCGCTGTGTGCCGTCGGCCGAGATTTCTGCCTGTCACCGGACGAAGTCCGGGTCGCCGCTGATTATTATCAGAAAGCCGGCCGCAAGCCGACAGATGTGGAATTGGAAACGCTGGCCCAGTCATGGAGTGAGCATTGCGTTCACAAGACCTTCAAGGCCAGATATAACCTTGACGGTCAGGTCATAGATAACTTACTCAAATCCACTATTGCCCGGGCGACCAAACAGCTTGACAAGCCCTGGTGCCTGAGCGTTTTTGTGGATAATTCCGGTGTGATTGATTTTGATGGTGAGTACGCCGTCTGTTTTAAGGTGGAAACCCACAACCATCCCTCAGCGGTAGAGCCTTATGGCGGCGCTGCCACCGGTTTGGGCGGGGTAATCCGTGATGTCCTAGGCACCGGGCTCGCCGCCCGTCCCATTTTTAATACCGATGTTTTCTGCTTTGGCGAACCGGATATGCCGTACGAAGAAGTCCCGCCCGGTGCGTTGCACCCCCGCCGGGTATTTAAAGGTGTTCGCTCCGGGGTGGCTGATTATGGTAATCGCCTGGGTATTCCCACTGTCAATGGGGCGGTGCTTTTTGACGAACGGTACACCGGCAATCCGCTGGTCTATTGCGGCACTGCCGGTATCATGCCGGTCTGGGCAGCTAAACCGGGACAGCAGTCCCCGGGTGATCTGGTGGTGCTGATGGGCGGCCGAACCGGTCGTGACGGCATTCACGGGGTTACCTTTTCATCCGAAGCACTGTCCGATAAGAGCAATGAGCAGTCCTTTTCCTCGGTGCAGATCGGCAACCCCATCGTGGAAAAGCGAATGATTGAAGCCATCATCCAGGCTCGGGATGAAAGACTTTTCAGCCGCATTACCGATGTCGGCGGCGGCGGGTTGTCCTCCGCAGTCGGCGAGATGGGAGCTGACACCGGAGTGGAAGTTCACCTGGACCGGGTACCGCTGAAATACTCCGGTTTGTCCTATGCCGAGATCTGGATTTCCGAGTCTCAGGAACGGATGGTGCTGGCCGTTCCGCCGCAGCACTTTGCCCGCCTGGAAGAAATTTGTCGCGGCGAAGGTGTAGAAGTTTCCGCAATAGGTGAGTTTACCGATGACAAAAAATTAAAACTTCATTATAAAAACCATCAGGTCTGTGACCTGGATATGGATTTTCTGCATGAAGGACGGCCGCAACTGGAACTCGTGGCCACCGACCGGCCGTCGTCAAATCCGGAGCCGTCGTTTCCCTGCCCGGAGCGGCTGGATGATGATCTGTTACAGCTGTTAGGCCGGTGGAACACCTGCTCCAAAGAATGGGTTATCCGCCAGTACGACCATGAAGTTCAGGGCAGCAGTGTACTGAAACCGCTGGTAGGCCGGCAATCCGACGGTCCGGGTGACGCCTCTATCGTCAAACCCGTTGCCGGTTCGCAGCGGGGTGTGATTGTTTCCTGTGGCATCAATCCGGCTTATGCCGATGTGGATGCCTACAATATGGCGGCCTCAGCGGTTGATGAAGCGGTGCGGCAGATTATCGCCGTCGGCGGTTCGCTGGATCGCCTGGCGCTGCTGGATAATTTCTGCTGGGGTTCAGCCACTGATCAGGCCGCCCTCGGCGCGCTGGCCCGGGCGGCTCAGGCTTGCGCCGATCTGTCACTGGCCTATGAAACGCCTTTTATCTCCGGTAAAGACTCATTGAATAACCAGTTCCGGGTGGGTGATAAAATCGTATCCATTCCGCATACTCTGTTAATCTCGGCTATCAGTATTATGGCGGATACCTCAAAAGCCGTCACCATGGATTTCAAGTCACCCGGCAACCTGATTTATGCCATCGGCCGTACCCGGGCAGAACTCGGCGGGTCGGCCTACTATGCCCACCGGGGTTGTATCGGTAACGGCGCTCCTGCGGTGGATACGGCCCAGGCCCGCGCTATCTATGAGCGTCTGGCGGCGGCTACCGATAAAAGATTGGTGCAGGCGTGCCATGACCTGTCTGAAGGCGGCCTGGGTGTTGCCCTGGCGGAAATGGCTTTTGCCGGAGGATATGGTGCTGATGTATCCCTGTCCAAGGTAATGCGAGATAATGACATTATCCGTGACGACACGTTGCTTTTTGCGGAATCCAATTCCCGCTTTTTGGCTGAAGTCGCACCGGAAAACCGTGCTGCATTTGAAGAGGTAATGGGCATGACCCCGGTCGCCCTAATCGGTGTGGTGGCCTCGGATGACCGGGTGGTCGTTAAGGGCTTGAACGGCAACGTTGTCATTGACCAGGGGATAACTGATTTGAAGAATGCCTGGCAGAGGCCGCTTAAATGGTAA
- a CDS encoding cation transporter: protein MTTTTLTIKGMSCGNCVRHVESALKKQNGVAAVTVDLAAGQATVEFDPQATNLNTLKQAVTDAGYEATANDE from the coding sequence ATGACGACCACCACACTGACCATTAAAGGCATGAGCTGCGGCAACTGCGTCCGACACGTAGAAAGCGCCCTCAAAAAACAGAACGGCGTCGCCGCGGTCACCGTTGACCTGGCCGCCGGTCAGGCGACCGTGGAGTTTGATCCGCAGGCAACCAACCTCAATACCCTGAAGCAGGCGGTCACTGATGCCGGCTACGAAGCCACTGCTAACGACGAATAA
- a CDS encoding zinc ribbon domain-containing protein: MLNTVMLIAGYASIPLVLLSVFAMMRTIGKPRPLMVTGLIAQILFSALFLLLYRFLLNLSEPTLLSWGLLGIGLFGGVFQGFTTKINITGDKITAKRSVIYLIIWGVSFSATQALAMLGQDTIAAYGLSSVYLATGIAIGMNATLLVRRLLTAPANVSPSILQGSICPKCAVSNSSTRKFCRNCGTALGSFTVPVGSSCPNCGQTATPTQKYCNHCGRTLQ; this comes from the coding sequence ATGTTGAATACCGTAATGTTAATCGCCGGATACGCCTCTATACCACTCGTCCTGTTATCGGTCTTTGCAATGATGAGAACGATCGGCAAACCACGGCCATTAATGGTAACCGGATTGATTGCCCAGATATTATTCAGCGCTCTGTTTTTGCTGCTTTACCGTTTCCTGCTCAATCTGAGTGAACCTACGCTTCTTTCCTGGGGACTGCTGGGCATAGGCCTGTTTGGCGGGGTTTTCCAGGGGTTTACCACAAAAATCAACATCACCGGTGATAAGATTACCGCCAAAAGGTCTGTCATATATCTGATTATCTGGGGCGTGTCCTTCAGTGCGACCCAGGCTTTGGCAATGCTGGGCCAGGATACCATCGCAGCTTACGGCCTTTCATCGGTATATCTAGCGACCGGAATCGCCATTGGAATGAACGCCACTTTATTGGTCAGGCGTCTATTGACCGCCCCTGCCAATGTATCACCATCAATTCTGCAGGGGTCAATCTGCCCCAAGTGTGCTGTGTCCAATTCATCAACAAGAAAATTCTGCCGCAATTGCGGGACGGCTCTGGGTTCGTTTACAGTCCCTGTCGGCTCATCGTGCCCAAATTGCGGACAGACGGCAACGCCGACCCAGAAATATTGTAATCATTGCGGCCGCACATTGCAGTAG
- a CDS encoding class I SAM-dependent methyltransferase, with the protein MTDSKNNQVCIVCPSPAAAFFITADGRDYYRCPVCRATFLDPAHRMPREREYERYRQHRNHPDDPAYRAFLSRLAIPFLEVLSDGQSGLDYGCGSGAALAEILKEAGHQVELYDPLFYPDRRVLEQTYDFITCTETAEHFHQPAAEFTGFDRLLRPGGRLAVMTCFQTDDAAFVDWYYRRDPTHVVFYREETLRFIAAGLGWSCRFPVKDVVLMQKPSSGKD; encoded by the coding sequence ATGACTGACTCCAAAAATAATCAGGTTTGTATTGTCTGCCCGTCGCCGGCGGCGGCTTTTTTCATTACGGCTGACGGTCGTGACTATTACCGTTGTCCCGTTTGCCGGGCAACTTTTCTGGACCCCGCTCACAGAATGCCGCGGGAAAGGGAATACGAGCGGTACCGGCAGCACCGTAATCATCCGGATGACCCGGCCTATCGCGCGTTTTTGTCGCGGCTGGCGATACCTTTTTTGGAGGTGCTGTCTGACGGGCAGAGTGGTCTGGACTATGGCTGCGGTTCGGGGGCGGCTCTGGCTGAAATACTTAAGGAAGCCGGACATCAGGTGGAGCTGTATGACCCCTTGTTTTATCCTGACCGCCGGGTGCTGGAACAAACCTATGATTTTATTACCTGTACCGAAACGGCGGAGCATTTTCACCAGCCAGCGGCAGAGTTTACCGGTTTTGACCGTTTGCTTCGTCCCGGCGGCCGGCTGGCGGTTATGACCTGTTTCCAAACTGATGATGCCGCCTTTGTTGACTGGTATTATCGCCGTGATCCCACTCATGTAGTTTTTTATCGTGAAGAGACACTGCGGTTTATCGCCGCCGGTCTGGGATGGTCCTGCCGGTTCCCGGTCAAAGACGTGGTGCTGATGCAAAAACCTTCGTCTGGCAAAGATTAG